The region agaactggcagccagtgtagtcaccgaagcaacggctcaacagagtcaaactgatgtgacccagcaaccacacgagcagccgcgttctgtactaattgtaatttccggactgtcttcaaaggcagccccacatagagcgcattacaataatctaatttagatgtcactagggcatgggtcactgtggccaggtccgcgcagctcaggtacggtcgcagctggcgaatcagccgaagctgagcaaaggctcccctggccaccgccgccacctgggactccaggagcagctgtggatccaggagaacccccaagctgtggacctgctccttcagagggagtgcaaccccattcagagcaggacgatagtccagtacccacgctgtggatttccgaaccaagagcacctctgtcttatccagatttaatttcagcttgttcgtccacatccagcccctaactgcctccagacagcgatccaggaccccaatcacctcctcagaatcagggggaaaggagagataaagctgggcgtcatcagcatactgatggcaacccactccaaacccccggatgacctctcccagcggctttatgtagatgttaaaaagcatggggaataagatggaaccctgcggcaccccaaacctaagaggtcggggtgccgaacatgCGTCGCcgagcaccaccttctgggatctgtcagccaggaaggagcggaaccacttcaaaacagtgcctccaagccccaacctggccagccaacccagaaggacaccatggtcgatggtgtcgaaagccaccgagaggtccagcaggactaacagggttgcactccccctgtccatcccctggcgaaggtcatccaccaaggtgaccaaggcagtctccgtcccaaaccccggcctgaagccagattggaatgggtccagataatccgtttcctccagtaccctctgaagctgggacgccaccacccactcaatcaccttgcccaggaatgggatatttgaGACCGGCCaaaagttgtttaaattagtgggatccagggagggcttcttcaggagggggtgaaccatcacctgcttcaaggcaggcgggagcaccccctccctcagagatgaattcaccaccctccccgtccacttggccagcccttcccgggcagccctaaataaccatgctgggcacaggtcgagtgggcaagcagcaggtctcacactccagagaatccagtccacatcctcaggctctacaagctgaaaagaatcccaaatagcaggaaagacaggtgccccggggacatcactagacatgcccacagcggcgtccaagtcatgccgaatctgatcgaccttctctgcaaaatattttgcaagtATTTTCTAGAGaatcttccttcccttcccacctAAATAATAGATTTCCTAAACATTAGAGGATATTGTGACATTACTCAGTGAAGAACCATGTGAAGTGCAAAGATTACATAAATAAATTGTgtaataacaacaataatgatGTATGTGTGTACAGCACAAAGAAAGTCCAACAAGAATGTCTGCTTCTTTGTCAGGAATCCTGGCTGATCTCTGCAATAGAGTGAGGCAAATTCAGGTAAAGAGAGAGGACAACCTGCGTATATTTGGCAACTATCATTTTCATATAACCTTTTCCCACTATTCCATTAAAGAAGAAGGTTACACTCACAACAATCTTGGAATCCTGTTAGGAAAACTACTCTGATGTAGAAACTTCCACAATGCAGCTCGAATCTCTTTATTTCTCATGCTGTAAATGAATGGGTTCAGCATAGAAGGTAAAGTGGTATATATGACAGAAATAACAAGATTCAGGCCAGATGAATTATTACTGGAAGGCATTGCATAGACAAAGAGTCCAAGGAATACAAGCAAAGAGACAAAAGTGAGGTGAGGAATGCAAGTGGAAAGGGCTTTCTGATGTCCCTGTGCAGAAGCAATTCTGAGCACTGCAGTGAAGATTGACACGTAAGTTGTAATGATGAAGGCAAAACATCCAAACACCACACTACAACTAAGCACAAGAACCCCAACTTCAACAAAGTAGAAGCTGGTGCAAGAGAGTCTGATTAACtttgggatttcacagaagaactgatcaACAACGTTCGAGCAAAAAGTAATTATGAAGGTGCCATACGTGTGCATAACAGCATAAAGGACACCACAAATCCATGCACTCACTGCCATCTGAGTGCAAGCTCCTTTGTTCATAATAGCTTCATATTGTAGTGGATTGCAGATGGCAACATACCGATCGTGTGCCATGATGGTCAGGAGGGCAAAATCCGATCCTCTAAAGAAGACAAAAAAGAATGTTTGAGCAACACACCCAGAATAAGAAATGGTTCTGCTGTTCATGAGTGAATTAGTCATGGATTTAGGTACAGTGATCGAAATGGTGCCCATGTCCATCAGGGCTaagttcatcaggaagaagtacatagGGGTGTGCAGGTGATGATCAAGGACTACTAAAACAACGATGAGAAGATTTCCAATCATGGTTATCAAGTACAAAGCTAGGAACACAAAGAAATGCAAAATCTGTATTACTCGGACCGCTGAAAATTCCAGGAGCAGAAAATCAGAGATGGAGGTAAGATTGGGTCTTCCATCTGCAACAGGAAACTCCATGCTGTCTGTGGGAGGATAAAGCAAATTCTATTAAAGCCAATTGTGTCATGTAATGGAGAATTTCTTGAGTTTGGACAATTTAAGACAAAGGACCATGCAATGAGTAGTATGATCCACTCTGCGAAGAAACGCCTGTTGTATCAGGAGTGATGCTGTGAAACAATCCTCAACCTCCTCAAATTCTTTTTCATGGTACAAAGCCTTGCTCAGTGATATTCACAGAAATCAGTCCTTTCCATCaggatcctggaacagatcccctgctgaTAACAAGGGTAACTGGATAAGGCAGGGGCTTGTGGAGACTAATATTAGTACAAAAGGCTGTGGATACGATTCTTCACTCCCGAACTCCAATATTCCATCCCTTCCATCCCTCTCTATAGATCTGTTCGAAAATGGTGGTTTTCTTTTTACTCTGAAATAAACCCATTCTATTGAATAAGACTTTTCAACCAGCTGTAATGCCATCCCACTTGAAACAAATATGTCTACCTCTAcagacactgacagcccaatcctatgcatgcctactcagaagtaagtctcattagagtcaatgggtcttactcccaggaaagtgtggataggattgggctgttatctgACTGTGTTTGAAGAGTGGTGGCATGTTGGATATAGTCGGAAACCTTGTGAAATGTTGGTCTTTACCAGTAAAACTTGCAAGTTtaaaacatt is a window of Tiliqua scincoides isolate rTilSci1 chromosome 5, rTilSci1.hap2, whole genome shotgun sequence DNA encoding:
- the LOC136653022 gene encoding olfactory receptor 14I1-like, producing the protein MEFPVADGRPNLTSISDFLLLEFSAVRVIQILHFFVFLALYLITMIGNLLIVVLVVLDHHLHTPMYFFLMNLALMDMGTISITVPKSMTNSLMNSRTISYSGCVAQTFFFVFFRGSDFALLTIMAHDRYVAICNPLQYEAIMNKGACTQMAVSAWICGVLYAVMHTYGTFIITFCSNVVDQFFCEIPKLIRLSCTSFYFVEVGVLVLSCSVVFGCFAFIITTYVSIFTAVLRIASAQGHQKALSTCIPHLTFVSLLVFLGLFVYAMPSSNNSSGLNLVISVIYTTLPSMLNPFIYSMRNKEIRAALWKFLHQSSFPNRIPRLL